From the genome of Halonatronomonas betaini, one region includes:
- a CDS encoding DegV family protein, whose amino-acid sequence MNEKIAIVTDSTSDLKKEDLDKYGIRSLPLKVIYKDRQYHDRVDITPSEVYESMKEEIPTTSMPSPQEIEDLYTELKNDGYTHIISIHISSGLSATYSNCRMVADQMEDIEVKVIDSKMLSMGLGRLVLYAKDLVAAEKYSFDEIVERVEAKREKIDIFFVVETLKYLKKGGRIGKVSGTIGELLNVKPIISIDEDGEYYTFTKVRGRKKSLKKMYSILKNRLEDGKEYCLDIMNAAAPDEAQELLDKFKDVSAIKEIFLGEISPVMVVHAGPGLLGLAITELDE is encoded by the coding sequence ATGAATGAAAAAATTGCAATTGTAACAGATAGTACTTCAGATTTAAAGAAAGAAGACCTTGATAAGTATGGGATCAGGTCATTGCCATTAAAAGTTATTTATAAAGATAGGCAGTATCATGATCGAGTTGATATTACTCCTTCAGAGGTTTATGAAAGTATGAAAGAAGAAATACCAACGACATCAATGCCTTCTCCTCAGGAGATAGAAGATCTCTATACTGAGCTGAAAAATGACGGTTATACCCATATAATTTCAATTCATATTTCCAGTGGTCTTTCTGCTACTTATAGTAATTGCAGGATGGTTGCAGATCAGATGGAAGATATTGAGGTTAAAGTCATTGATTCAAAAATGCTCTCTATGGGCCTGGGGCGATTAGTTCTCTATGCTAAAGACCTGGTTGCTGCTGAAAAATATAGTTTTGATGAGATTGTTGAAAGGGTTGAAGCTAAAAGGGAGAAAATTGATATATTCTTTGTTGTTGAGACATTAAAATATCTTAAAAAAGGTGGTAGAATTGGTAAGGTCTCAGGTACAATCGGTGAGTTATTGAATGTTAAACCAATTATATCAATTGATGAAGATGGGGAGTATTATACATTTACTAAAGTCCGGGGACGGAAAAAATCATTGAAGAAAATGTATTCAATCTTAAAGAATAGGTTAGAAGATGGTAAAGAATATTGCCTTGATATTATGAATGCGGCAGCGCCTGATGAGGCTCAGGAACTTTTAGATAAATTTAAAGATGTATCTGCTATAAAAGAGATCTTTTTAGGAGAG